The following coding sequences are from one Capsicum annuum cultivar UCD-10X-F1 chromosome 3, UCD10Xv1.1, whole genome shotgun sequence window:
- the LOC107863204 gene encoding glutaminyl-peptide cyclotransferase produces MPGAKMRKKSNTPRRLNPLPQQHSMPNSSPFLLHYRKISLLVVFVLVVCFILLLNKSLRKESDFRSDVPSNQLYTVEVVNEFPHDPEAFTQGLLYADNDTLFESTGMNGASSVRKVTLQTGKVKAIQRMPYSDFGEGLTLLGDRLIQVTWQQSTGYIYDRHNLSKFKKFHHGMPDGWGLATDGKLLFGSDGSSTLYHIDPQTMKVVKKQTVSYQGDEVHRLNELEHVYDEVWANVWMTDCIARISHRDGSVLGWILLNNLREGLLHNLKKKIDVLNGIAWDRDGDRLFVTGKWWPKLYEIKLHPLKTPFNGDIKQMCMPPAFPFS; encoded by the exons ATGCCGGGCgcaaaaatgagaaagaaatctAATACTCCAAGGAGATTAAACCCCTTACCTCAACAGCATTCAATGCCTAATTCCTCTCCTTTTCTTCTCCATTATAGAAAGATCTCTCTCCTTGTAGTATTTGTCCTAGTTGTTTGTTTCATACTTTTGTTGAACAAGTCGTTGCGAAAAGAATCTGATTTTCGATCCGATGTTCCGTCCAATCAGCTTTACACTGTCGAAGTCGTTAATGAGTTCCCTCACGATCCTGAAGCGTTCACACAG GGACTACTGTATGCAGATAATGACACCCTATTTGAGTCTACTGGGATGAATGGGGCT TCATCTGTTCGTAAAGTCACTCTGCAGACTGGCAAG GTTAAGGCTATTCAGAGAATGCCGTACTCTGACTTTGGGGAGGGCTTAACTCTTCTTGGTGATAG GCTGATTCAAGTAACTTGGCAGCAGAGTACGGGTTACATATATGATCGGCATAATCTGAGCAAA TTTAAGAAGTTTCACCATGGTATGCCCGATGGTTGGGGATTGGCAACTGATGGGAAACTCCTTTTTGGAAGTGATGGATCTTCTACACTGTATCATATTGATCCTCAAACTATGAAAG TAGTTAAAAAACAAACCGTAAGTTATCAAGGTGATGAAGTACACAGACTCAATGAACTAGAGCATGTCTATGACGAAGTTTGGGCAAATGTTTGGATG ACTGACTGTATAGCTAGAATATCACACAGAGATGGTTCAGTTCTTGGCTGGATTCTCCTAAACAATTTGAG AGAAGGATTGCTACACAATCTGAAGAAG AAAATTGATGTCCTGAATGGCATAGCATGGGATAGGGATGGTGACCGTCTTTTTG TCACAGGCAAATGGTGGCCGAAGCTTTATGAGATTAAGTTGCACCCCTTGAAGACACCATTCAACGGAGACATCAAGCAGATGTGCATGCCCCCAGCATTTCCATTTTCATGA